A single genomic interval of Musa acuminata AAA Group cultivar baxijiao chromosome BXJ3-4, Cavendish_Baxijiao_AAA, whole genome shotgun sequence harbors:
- the LOC135634673 gene encoding calcium uniporter protein 2, mitochondrial-like, translated as MALRKMVASRFSNVAKIASPEAIPPPPPATSLLRRLLPGSGADEPGLLRQFLQRRPFFHAATTPPARLALPVGDELMDRIREMNGSRIRLEGLLPPTTKRMDDAAVSVAEARKVARAARMEVARARLRGTGRACLSYSEFSQVCGEVAGGMEEGAGLGRALDESGAVIVLGDIVFVRPEMVTKAIESMIPPSLSSQSDPRSRELKAMEEKKAEIDVKAEALVKREMWCGLAFLALQTAGFMRLTFWELSWDVMEPICFYVTSLYFMAGYAFFLRTSRDPSFEGFFESRLAAKRKRLMKARNFDVNRFNELRRDGGAFSLSRPAEECSASSWPCCDCHGRRSTLIGAAHVGNIID; from the exons ATGGCCCTGCGCAAGATGGTGGCTAGCCGTTTCTCCAACGTCGCCAAGATCGCCTCCCCCGAGGCGATACCTCCTCCCCCTCCCGCCACGTCGCTCCTCCGGAGGCTTCTCCCTGGATCCGGCGCCGATGAGCCTGGGCTCCTCCGCCAGTTCCTCCAGCGTCGGCCGTTCTTCCATGCGGCAACTACGCCACCGGCCAGGCTCGCGCTTCCGGTCGGAGACGAGCTGATGGACCGCATCCGGGAGATGAACGGTAGCCGGATCCGACTGGAAGGGCTGCTTCCGCCGACGACGAAGAGGATGGACGATGCGGCAGTCTCGGTGGCGGAGGCGAGGAAGGTGGCGCGGGCGGCGAGGATGGAGGTGGCGAGGGCGAGGTTGAGGGGGACAGGGAGGGCCTGCCTTTCCTACTCCGAGTTCTCGCAGGTGTGCGGGGAGGTGGCGGGGGGTATGGAGGAGGGTGCGGGTCTGGGGAGAGCGTTGGACGAGTCCGGCGCCGTCATCGTCTTGGGGGACATCGTCTTCGTCCGCCCTGAAATG GTGACCAAAGCGATCGAGAGCATGATTCCACCGTCGCTATCATCCCAGAGCGATCCACGAAGTAGAGAGTTGAAGGCGATGGAGGAAAAGAAGGCGGAGATCGACGTGAAGGCGGAGGCCCTCGTGAAGAGGGAGATGTGGTGCGGGCTGGCCTTCCTGGCGCTGCAGACCGCCGGCTTCATGCGACTCACCTTCTGGGAGCTGTCGTGGGACGTGATGGAGCCCATCTGCTTCTACGTCACCTCCCTCTACTTCATGGCCGGCTACGCCTTCTTCCTTCGCACTTCAAGGGACCCCTCCTTCGAGGGCTTCTTCGAGAGCCGCCTCGCCGCCAAGCGGAAGCGGCTGATGAAAGCCCGCAACTTCGACGTCAACCGGTTCAATGAGCTCAGGAGAGACGGAGGAGCCTTCTCTCTGTCACGCCCTGCAGAAGAGTGTTCTGCTTCGTCCTGGCCTTGCTGTGACTGTCATGGACGCAGAAGCACCCTGATTGGGGCTGCCCATGTTGGAAATATCATCGACTAA